The following are encoded together in the Carassius auratus strain Wakin chromosome 34, ASM336829v1, whole genome shotgun sequence genome:
- the LOC113053782 gene encoding protein lifeguard 3-like, which translates to MSKSDPPPSYEESREQQHGNYPFPPYGYPAQPRVYTGPGQPGIHPQAGLWQGPGYYPSAMPSMMPSFITPGIFSSNLIDVEGISATGVWDSMSVRHAFIRKVYLILAVQLFITASIIAVFTSVEPVRLFVVQNPAIYWASFPVYLVTYLMLVCCEGPRRRHPWNLILLFVFTLTLSYMTGTISSYFDTKAVFLALGITAIVCIIVTIFCFQTKVSPAVAEPTALIDRSLVNATLFLV; encoded by the exons ATGTCAAAGTCAGATCCCCCTCCAAGTTATGAAGAGTCAAGAGAACAGCAGCATGGAAACTATCCATTCCCTCCCTACGGGTATCCAGCCCAGCCAAGGGTGTACACCGGCCCGGGACAGCCTGGCATACACCCCCAGGCAGGGCTTTGGCAGGGCCCTGGATACTACCCTTCAGCAATGCCATCTATGATGCCGTCCTTTATAACACCAGGGATATTTTCCTCCAACCTAA TAGATGTGGAGGGCATTTCAGCAACTGGTGTATGGGACAGCATGAGTGTTCGACATGCCTTCATTAGAAAG GTTTACCTTATTTTAGCCGTCCAGCTTTTTATCACCGCTTCAATCATTGCGGTGTTTACATCTGT TGAGCCTGTGCGTCTTTTTGTGGTCCAGAATCCTGCCATTTATTGGGCATCATT ccCGGTGTATCTTGTTACTTACCTTATGCTGGTTTGCTGTGAGGGGCCGAG GAGACGTCATCCATGGAATTTAATACTCCTGTTCGTTTTT ACCCTTACATTATCTTACATGACAGGAACAATATCAAG ttattttgaCACCAAAGCTGTGTTCCTAGCCCTGGGGATCACAGCAATAGTGTGTATTATCGTCACAATCTTCTGTTTTCAAACCAAGGTAAGCCCTGCAGTGGCAGAACCCACGGCTCTGATCGACCGGTCGCTGGTGAATGCCACTTTGTTCCTGGTGTAA
- the LOC113053579 gene encoding mannose-1-phosphate guanyltransferase alpha-A isoform X1 → MLKAVILIGGPQKGTRFRPLSFEVPKPLFPVAGVPMLQHHIEACSKLPNMKEILLIGFYQPNEELNRFLSCAQQDFKISIRYLQEYAALGTGGGIYHFRDQILSGGPEAFFVLNADVCSEFPLPEMTDFQKEHGDAYSFVILGTTANRKQSLNYGCIVENEQTDEVLHYVEKPSTFVSDIINCGIYLFTPEIFQHIGAVFQKNQQDMMLYYDEGEEQSNGWHRAEVIRLEQDIFTALAGQGKLYVYKTDRFWSQIKSAGSAIYASRLYLNQYHKTHPERLATNREGGPKTRGNVYIHPTANIDPTAVLGPNVSIGTGVTIGAGVRVRESIILHGATLQDHSCVLNSIVGWGSTIGKWARVEGTPSDPNPNDPYAKIDSETLFRDGKLTPSITILGCNVNIPSEVIILNSIVLPHKDLNRSFKNQIIL, encoded by the exons ATGCTGAAGGCTGTTATTCTTATTGGAGGTCCTCAGAAAG GCACCCGGTTTCGCCCGCTGTCTTTTGAAGTGCCCAAACCTCTGTTTCCAGTGGCTGGAGTGCCAATGCTACAGCATCACATTGAGGCATGTTCTAAG ctTCCGAATATGAAGGAGATCTTACTTATTGGCTTTTATCAGCCCAATGAAGAACTCAACAGATTTTTATCATGCGCCCAACAAGATTTCAAAATCTCAATAAG ATACCTTCAGGAGTATGCTGCTCTGGGCACTGGAGGAGGCATCTACCACTTCAGAGATCAGATCCTGTCTGGTGGTCCAGAGGCATTTTTTGTCCTGAATGCTGATGTGTGCTCAGAGTTTCCTCTGCCAGAGATGACGGACTTCCAGAAGGAGCACGGAGACGCTTACAGTTTTGTCATCCTCGGTACCACG GCCAACAGAAAACAGTCCCTGAACTACGGCTGCATTGTTGAGAATGAACAAACTGATGAG GTCTTGCATTATGTCGAGAAGCCCAGCACATTTGTGAGTGACATAATCAACTGTGGGATATACCTGTTCACTCCGGAGATATTCCAGCACATCGGAGCAGTTTTCCAGAAGAACCAACAGGACATGATGTT ATATTACGACGAGGG AGAGGAGCAGTCCAACGGCTGGCATCGGGCAGAGGTGATCCGTCTGGAGCAGGACATCTTCACGGCGCTGGCAGGCCAGGGCAAATTATATGTGTACAAAACAGACCGCTTCTGGAGCCAGATCAAATCTGCAGG ATCTGCAATCTATGCAAGCCGTTTGTATCTTAACCAGTATCACAAGACACATCCAGAGAGGTTAGCTACTAATAGAGAAGGAGGGCCAAAGACCAGAG gaaatgtttATATACATCCAACTGCCAACATTGATCCAACTGCTGTG ttaggTCCAAACGTGTCTATAGGTACAGGCGTAACGATCGGTGCAGGAGTTCGTGTGAGGGAGTCCATCATCCTCCATGGTGCTACATTACAG GATCACAGTTGTGTGTTGAACAGTATTGTGGGCTGGGGTAGCACCATTGGCAAATGGGCCAGAGTGGAAGGGACCCCCAGTGACCCGAATCCTAATGACCCATATGCCAAAATTGACAGCGAGACACTCTTCAGAGATGGAAAACTAACACCCTCTATAACCATTCTAG GCTGTAATGTAAATATCCCATCTGAGGTCATCATACTCAACTCCATTGTCCTGCCACACAAAGACCTCAACAGAAGCTTCAAAAACCAGATCATACTGTAG
- the LOC113053579 gene encoding mannose-1-phosphate guanyltransferase alpha-A isoform X2 produces the protein MLKAVILIGGPQKGTRFRPLSFEVPKPLFPVAGVPMLQHHIEACSKLPNMKEILLIGFYQPNEELNRFLSCAQQDFKISIRYLQEYAALGTGGGIYHFRDQILSGGPEAFFVLNADVCSEFPLPEMTDFQKEHGDAYSFVILGTTANRKQSLNYGCIVENEQTDEVLHYVEKPSTFVSDIINCGIYLFTPEIFQHIGAVFQKNQQDMMLEEQSNGWHRAEVIRLEQDIFTALAGQGKLYVYKTDRFWSQIKSAGSAIYASRLYLNQYHKTHPERLATNREGGPKTRGNVYIHPTANIDPTAVLGPNVSIGTGVTIGAGVRVRESIILHGATLQDHSCVLNSIVGWGSTIGKWARVEGTPSDPNPNDPYAKIDSETLFRDGKLTPSITILGCNVNIPSEVIILNSIVLPHKDLNRSFKNQIIL, from the exons ATGCTGAAGGCTGTTATTCTTATTGGAGGTCCTCAGAAAG GCACCCGGTTTCGCCCGCTGTCTTTTGAAGTGCCCAAACCTCTGTTTCCAGTGGCTGGAGTGCCAATGCTACAGCATCACATTGAGGCATGTTCTAAG ctTCCGAATATGAAGGAGATCTTACTTATTGGCTTTTATCAGCCCAATGAAGAACTCAACAGATTTTTATCATGCGCCCAACAAGATTTCAAAATCTCAATAAG ATACCTTCAGGAGTATGCTGCTCTGGGCACTGGAGGAGGCATCTACCACTTCAGAGATCAGATCCTGTCTGGTGGTCCAGAGGCATTTTTTGTCCTGAATGCTGATGTGTGCTCAGAGTTTCCTCTGCCAGAGATGACGGACTTCCAGAAGGAGCACGGAGACGCTTACAGTTTTGTCATCCTCGGTACCACG GCCAACAGAAAACAGTCCCTGAACTACGGCTGCATTGTTGAGAATGAACAAACTGATGAG GTCTTGCATTATGTCGAGAAGCCCAGCACATTTGTGAGTGACATAATCAACTGTGGGATATACCTGTTCACTCCGGAGATATTCCAGCACATCGGAGCAGTTTTCCAGAAGAACCAACAGGACATGATGTT AGAGGAGCAGTCCAACGGCTGGCATCGGGCAGAGGTGATCCGTCTGGAGCAGGACATCTTCACGGCGCTGGCAGGCCAGGGCAAATTATATGTGTACAAAACAGACCGCTTCTGGAGCCAGATCAAATCTGCAGG ATCTGCAATCTATGCAAGCCGTTTGTATCTTAACCAGTATCACAAGACACATCCAGAGAGGTTAGCTACTAATAGAGAAGGAGGGCCAAAGACCAGAG gaaatgtttATATACATCCAACTGCCAACATTGATCCAACTGCTGTG ttaggTCCAAACGTGTCTATAGGTACAGGCGTAACGATCGGTGCAGGAGTTCGTGTGAGGGAGTCCATCATCCTCCATGGTGCTACATTACAG GATCACAGTTGTGTGTTGAACAGTATTGTGGGCTGGGGTAGCACCATTGGCAAATGGGCCAGAGTGGAAGGGACCCCCAGTGACCCGAATCCTAATGACCCATATGCCAAAATTGACAGCGAGACACTCTTCAGAGATGGAAAACTAACACCCTCTATAACCATTCTAG GCTGTAATGTAAATATCCCATCTGAGGTCATCATACTCAACTCCATTGTCCTGCCACACAAAGACCTCAACAGAAGCTTCAAAAACCAGATCATACTGTAG